A single window of Rubripirellula lacrimiformis DNA harbors:
- a CDS encoding serine/threonine-protein kinase — protein sequence MNHEQTEIQSVDGRSTSQKLSMRATTPPAEVPGYRLTQFLGSGAFGQVWVGIDLNTGRSVAVKFYLHRGGVNWSLLSREVKNLVTLSADRHVVQVLEVGWDADPPYYVMELVGGGSLEDLLERRPRLPVTEAVAMFRKIGVGLNHCHGKGVLHCDIKPANILLGDDAEPRLADFGQSRLSHEQTPALGTLFYMAPEQADLNSTPDASWDVYAAGAILYRMLIGTPPYRSEEVVEQIDTAGSLPKRLERYREAIASGAVPDGHLQHRGVDRPLARIISKCLAVDPKARYANVQQILDDLAKRETSRTRRPLMLLGIVGPLLVLLATTFFGYRSIKQASTSTMGALRTEAFGSNQLAASFAARTLESEIARYFQLARDEAANPELTQQLRDTFASAEVQQTLAEIAAMKTPALTHGKSAPRDRLLDNPQRIDLDNVLSKRLARYIGDNARDRRLQLATMFITDTEGTILGIVYDDTVDESENSAGRNFCYRTYFHGGHVDFSKSDVTIGQIPPLTSTHLSAAFPSTATRLWKVAVSTPIYLTDDRSKPDAIFVVTINLGDFELLQSKEGANQIAVLVEAREGDSRGTILQHPLMDARRVAGLKGEAKSYQMSTVLMDKLLSGGDADYLDPLAKSLDGQAYAGPWIAAMQPVELPELSSAGDEILAGPRGTLGSTADLLVLVQYRLETVMAPVHQMRSALLVEGAAALASILMVTLTLWFFVRRVAMTGTDVADSDVGHPTIPRGSTETMPAK from the coding sequence ATGAATCACGAGCAAACCGAAATTCAATCGGTGGACGGACGATCGACCAGCCAAAAACTGTCGATGCGGGCGACCACGCCGCCCGCGGAGGTCCCAGGGTACCGGCTAACACAGTTTTTGGGATCCGGTGCCTTCGGGCAAGTTTGGGTGGGCATCGACCTGAACACGGGCCGCAGCGTCGCAGTCAAATTCTATCTGCACCGCGGTGGGGTGAATTGGTCGTTGTTGAGCCGCGAAGTGAAGAACTTGGTCACGTTGTCGGCCGATCGACACGTCGTCCAGGTTTTGGAGGTGGGCTGGGACGCCGATCCCCCTTACTACGTGATGGAATTGGTCGGTGGTGGGTCGCTAGAGGATCTGTTGGAGCGGCGTCCGCGGCTGCCGGTGACCGAGGCCGTGGCGATGTTTCGCAAGATTGGCGTCGGCTTGAATCACTGTCACGGCAAGGGGGTGCTGCACTGTGACATCAAACCAGCCAACATCCTGTTGGGGGATGATGCCGAGCCACGCTTGGCCGACTTTGGCCAAAGCCGGCTGTCGCACGAACAGACCCCAGCCCTGGGAACGCTCTTTTACATGGCTCCCGAACAAGCCGATCTGAATTCTACGCCGGATGCCAGTTGGGACGTGTACGCCGCAGGGGCCATACTGTACCGGATGCTGATCGGCACGCCGCCGTACCGCAGCGAAGAGGTTGTCGAACAGATCGATACCGCCGGATCGTTGCCAAAGCGGCTGGAACGGTATCGGGAAGCCATCGCTAGCGGCGCCGTTCCCGACGGCCATCTGCAGCACCGGGGTGTCGACCGTCCGCTGGCCAGAATCATTTCGAAATGCTTGGCGGTGGACCCCAAGGCTCGCTATGCCAACGTCCAGCAGATTCTTGACGATCTGGCCAAGCGTGAAACGTCGCGCACGCGTCGGCCGTTGATGTTGCTGGGAATCGTGGGGCCATTGTTGGTGTTGTTGGCCACGACGTTCTTTGGATATCGCAGCATCAAACAGGCCAGCACCAGCACGATGGGGGCGCTGCGGACCGAGGCGTTTGGCAGCAATCAGTTGGCGGCCAGCTTTGCCGCTAGGACTTTGGAAAGCGAGATCGCGCGTTACTTTCAATTGGCTCGAGACGAAGCCGCCAATCCCGAATTGACGCAGCAGCTGCGCGATACCTTTGCGTCTGCCGAGGTTCAGCAAACCTTGGCAGAAATTGCAGCGATGAAAACACCCGCACTGACCCACGGAAAAAGTGCTCCCCGCGACCGGTTGTTGGACAATCCACAACGCATCGATTTGGATAACGTCTTGTCCAAGCGATTGGCTCGGTACATCGGCGACAACGCCAGAGATCGACGGTTGCAACTGGCAACCATGTTCATCACGGACACCGAGGGAACGATCCTGGGGATTGTGTACGACGACACCGTCGACGAGTCCGAGAATAGTGCGGGACGGAACTTCTGTTATCGAACCTATTTCCATGGCGGTCACGTCGATTTTTCCAAGTCTGATGTGACCATTGGTCAGATCCCACCGCTAACCTCGACTCACCTGTCGGCCGCATTCCCCAGTACCGCCACACGGCTGTGGAAGGTTGCTGTTAGCACGCCGATTTATCTTACGGATGATCGCAGCAAGCCGGACGCGATCTTCGTTGTGACGATCAACTTGGGTGACTTTGAATTGCTGCAAAGCAAGGAAGGGGCTAATCAGATCGCCGTCTTGGTCGAGGCTCGCGAAGGTGATTCGCGAGGCACGATTCTGCAACACCCGTTGATGGATGCACGCCGAGTCGCCGGGCTAAAGGGCGAAGCGAAGAGTTATCAAATGTCGACCGTGTTGATGGACAAACTGCTTAGCGGAGGCGATGCTGACTACCTGGATCCGTTGGCCAAATCTTTGGACGGACAGGCCTATGCAGGTCCCTGGATCGCCGCCATGCAGCCGGTCGAACTACCGGAACTGTCGAGCGCCGGTGACGAAATCCTGGCTGGGCCACGCGGCACCTTGGGATCCACCGCCGACCTGTTGGTGTTGGTGCAATATCGTCTGGAAACCGTGATGGCGCCCGTCCACCAGATGCGGTCTGCCCTGCTGGTCGAAGGGGCCGCCGCGCTGGCCTCGATTTTGATGGTCACGTTGACGCTGTGGTTCTTCGTCCGCCGAGTCGCCATGACAGGAACCGACGTCGCCGATTCGGACGTCGGGCATCCCACGATCCCACGCGGAAGCACCGAAACGATGCCCGCAAAGTAA
- a CDS encoding WecB/TagA/CpsF family glycosyltransferase, whose amino-acid sequence MIDLGKRSVVGINVSAIDYEAAVAKIISAGQRRQSMSVTALAVHGVMTGVSDANHKYRLNQFDLVCPDGQPVRWALNHLHGCELPDRVYGPELTLRLCQAAAECNVPIFLFGATTEMLDQFADRLCEKYPGLVIAGRQASRFRTLTPDERDELAESINASGAGLCFVGLGCPRQEVFTYEMRDRLSMPLVAVGAAFAFHAGMLEQAPPWMQRNGLEWFFRLTREPGRLWKRYSTTNPAFATLAILQKLGLYSARTDTGTAPEDEVLFG is encoded by the coding sequence ATGATTGACCTAGGCAAACGAAGCGTCGTCGGGATCAACGTCAGCGCCATCGATTACGAAGCTGCCGTCGCGAAAATCATTTCCGCCGGACAGCGTCGACAATCGATGTCCGTCACCGCGCTTGCCGTCCACGGCGTGATGACGGGCGTCAGCGATGCCAACCACAAATACCGTTTGAACCAGTTCGATCTGGTTTGTCCGGATGGGCAACCCGTCCGCTGGGCACTGAACCATCTGCATGGGTGCGAATTGCCGGACCGCGTCTACGGTCCTGAACTAACGCTGCGACTTTGCCAAGCCGCCGCTGAATGCAACGTTCCGATATTCCTGTTTGGCGCCACCACCGAAATGCTGGACCAGTTCGCTGATCGGCTATGCGAAAAGTACCCTGGTTTGGTGATCGCTGGCCGCCAAGCATCTCGATTCCGAACATTGACGCCAGATGAACGCGACGAATTGGCAGAATCGATCAACGCCAGCGGCGCGGGCCTCTGCTTCGTCGGCTTGGGATGCCCTCGTCAAGAAGTGTTTACTTACGAAATGCGAGACCGCCTATCGATGCCTTTGGTGGCCGTTGGCGCCGCATTCGCATTCCATGCGGGGATGCTGGAACAGGCCCCGCCGTGGATGCAGCGGAACGGGCTGGAATGGTTCTTCCGCCTGACTCGCGAACCAGGCCGTCTTTGGAAACGCTACTCGACCACCAACCCTGCGTTTGCGACCTTGGCGATTCTTCAGAAACTAGGTCTCTATTCGGCTCGCACCGATACCGGAACCGCGCCCGAGGACGAAGTCCTGTTCGGCTAG
- a CDS encoding polysaccharide deacetylase family protein yields MTRPIASLSMDLDNQWAYLRAAGREDWAQRPGYLPQVIDRIVDVLGDSQLPLTVFVVGRDLSDDDVGRSNIDAIESFDRLADWEAANHSLNHLPWMHTMDQEQIVSEIETTHQRIAQSLGRRPLGFRGPGFSCPDSVLRVLSELDYAYDASIFPTSIAPIARMAFLIKSDLKGEQRERAKKLYGGFSSLRQPNRPFLRTIDDSQLWEMPVTVMPWTRTPIHFSYFTYLASFSTLAAKTYFRTAIRLCRMTGTPPSLLLHPPDFLGSEDDHDMSYFPAMNMAVKDKLAIVRWALELYAETFDVRTMIGQLRDSVAGVDERIGGPNRDADHPSLPSHAGHRATADSSGFVATDHD; encoded by the coding sequence ATGACCCGACCGATTGCAAGCTTGTCGATGGATCTGGACAACCAGTGGGCGTACTTGCGCGCAGCCGGTCGCGAAGATTGGGCCCAACGCCCAGGCTATCTGCCGCAGGTGATCGACCGAATTGTCGATGTGCTGGGCGATTCCCAGTTGCCGCTAACAGTGTTCGTCGTTGGCCGCGATCTATCCGATGATGATGTCGGTCGATCCAACATCGATGCGATTGAATCCTTTGATCGTCTTGCCGACTGGGAAGCCGCCAACCACTCGCTGAACCATCTGCCGTGGATGCACACGATGGACCAGGAACAGATCGTCAGCGAGATTGAAACCACGCATCAGCGGATCGCACAATCACTTGGCCGCCGTCCGCTTGGATTCCGCGGTCCGGGGTTCAGTTGCCCGGACTCTGTTTTGCGAGTCCTTAGCGAACTGGACTATGCCTACGACGCGTCGATTTTCCCCACATCCATCGCCCCCATCGCGAGGATGGCGTTTCTGATCAAAAGCGACCTGAAGGGCGAACAGCGCGAACGGGCCAAGAAGCTCTACGGCGGTTTCTCGTCGCTGCGGCAGCCCAATCGACCGTTTTTGCGAACGATCGATGATTCGCAGCTTTGGGAAATGCCGGTCACGGTGATGCCCTGGACACGGACGCCGATTCACTTCAGTTACTTCACCTACCTGGCTAGTTTCTCGACCTTGGCGGCGAAGACTTACTTTCGCACCGCGATTCGACTTTGCCGAATGACAGGTACGCCACCGTCACTGTTGCTGCATCCCCCCGATTTTCTTGGCAGCGAAGACGATCATGACATGTCGTATTTTCCGGCGATGAACATGGCGGTCAAAGACAAACTTGCAATCGTCCGCTGGGCGCTTGAACTGTACGCAGAAACCTTTGACGTTCGCACGATGATCGGACAACTGCGTGATAGCGTTGCCGGCGTCGACGAACGCATTGGCGGTCCAAACCGCGATGCCGATCATCCATCCCTTCCATCCCATGCTGGCCATCGTGCCACCGCAGACTCATCCGGATTTGTCGCAACCGACCATGATTGA
- a CDS encoding glycosyltransferase family 4 protein, translating to MLPQTRSDHSTEIESSLIDARVVFLTHYIPLYQVRVLESLAASIRDFHVLLSTPVEPNRDFEPDWSDLDVTVQKTWTLRRKWRHRTAGFDDPLYVHLPYDTASQLARLNPDVVMSLELGARSAGAALHCKRNPDTKLVLCTYMSERTELGRGILRSYLRRWLIGRADAITYNGPSCKRYLEQSGAPEENLFPLPYAADDRSIHRGPLRPQEPGTRNRLLVVGQLSQRKGVLPLMSQISNYASQRPDQPIELTFIGNGPLQSQIESQSTPDNLELKVLGNRTPSDLSLDMTQYGCLVAPTLADEWMLVVNEALHVGLPVVGSIHAQAVTTLIENGVNGFRYDPMIDGELASVLDQYFQVSADAMCQMRRAAQQSVANRTPQWAAAGGLAAVRHVMGMSATNNSVTNNRRDP from the coding sequence ATGTTGCCTCAAACACGCTCCGACCATTCGACCGAAATTGAAAGTTCGTTGATCGATGCACGAGTGGTGTTTCTGACACATTACATCCCGCTCTATCAAGTCCGGGTGCTCGAGTCGCTGGCGGCATCGATCCGAGACTTCCATGTGCTGCTAAGCACCCCGGTTGAACCGAACCGAGACTTCGAACCAGATTGGTCCGACCTGGACGTCACGGTCCAGAAAACGTGGACACTGCGTCGCAAATGGCGTCACCGGACCGCGGGGTTTGACGACCCACTGTACGTCCATCTCCCTTACGACACGGCATCTCAGCTTGCCCGCTTGAACCCCGATGTGGTGATGTCGCTAGAACTGGGTGCCCGATCGGCCGGCGCCGCCTTGCATTGCAAACGCAACCCAGACACGAAACTGGTGCTTTGCACTTACATGAGCGAGCGAACCGAATTGGGCCGTGGCATCCTGCGCAGCTATCTGCGTCGCTGGCTGATCGGGCGTGCCGACGCGATCACCTACAACGGCCCGTCATGCAAACGTTATCTAGAACAATCCGGTGCACCGGAGGAAAACTTATTTCCGCTGCCTTACGCCGCCGATGATCGATCCATTCATCGCGGCCCGCTGCGTCCCCAAGAACCGGGAACCCGAAATCGCCTGCTGGTCGTGGGGCAACTGAGCCAACGAAAGGGAGTCCTGCCCTTGATGTCGCAGATTTCCAATTATGCCAGCCAACGTCCCGATCAACCGATCGAACTGACATTCATCGGCAACGGGCCCCTGCAATCGCAAATCGAATCTCAATCGACGCCCGACAACTTGGAACTGAAGGTGTTGGGGAACCGAACCCCCAGCGACCTATCGTTGGACATGACCCAATACGGATGTCTGGTGGCACCGACCCTGGCCGACGAATGGATGCTAGTGGTCAACGAGGCGTTGCATGTGGGACTTCCCGTTGTCGGCAGCATCCATGCGCAGGCCGTCACGACGTTGATTGAAAACGGAGTCAATGGTTTCCGATACGACCCGATGATCGATGGTGAACTTGCCAGCGTGCTGGATCAGTACTTTCAGGTCTCCGCCGATGCGATGTGCCAAATGCGACGGGCCGCCCAACAGTCGGTCGCCAACCGAACCCCGCAGTGGGCGGCTGCCGGAGGCCTGGCCGCGGTTCGGCACGTGATGGGCATGTCGGCCACAAACAACAGCGTCACGAACAACCGGCGGGACCCATGA
- a CDS encoding sugar transferase, whose protein sequence is MTDQKGIIGPGMFGVLLVDTPEMGGRSAMDRIDHLLRSNNLKVELNLRVHDPDGFTPDEDPPTGGSQRRTDRAHPVPPSPEFASAGVIAEHDGNGGNGGQRWNSDREPSVMQHEMFAQPPIGRLFFKRAFDIVASSAGLVVCGPIILAAMAKIRWEDRGTPIFKQTREGRHGKPFTIYKLRTMVVGAEKMQADLRKHSHRDGPAFKIENDPRITRTGRFLRRSCIDELPQLWNVLKGEMSLVGPRPLPWLESRACVPWHRRRLDVRPGLTCYWQIKKGEVKNFDEWMRLDLRYLDEFNLIEDVRLIIQTLKVPILGRGSE, encoded by the coding sequence ATGACCGACCAGAAGGGCATCATTGGCCCAGGCATGTTCGGTGTCCTTCTGGTCGATACTCCGGAAATGGGCGGTCGTTCGGCGATGGATCGGATCGACCATCTGTTGCGGAGCAACAACCTAAAGGTCGAACTGAACCTGCGAGTTCATGATCCCGACGGATTTACCCCCGATGAAGATCCGCCCACCGGCGGAAGCCAACGCCGCACCGACCGCGCCCATCCGGTCCCGCCCAGCCCCGAATTTGCTAGCGCAGGCGTGATCGCCGAACACGACGGCAACGGCGGCAACGGCGGCCAGCGATGGAACAGCGACCGCGAACCCAGCGTGATGCAGCACGAAATGTTTGCGCAACCGCCGATCGGCCGTCTGTTTTTCAAACGGGCCTTCGACATCGTCGCATCGTCTGCCGGGCTAGTGGTCTGTGGCCCCATCATCCTGGCCGCGATGGCCAAGATCCGATGGGAAGATCGCGGCACGCCGATTTTCAAGCAGACCCGTGAAGGCCGCCACGGCAAACCGTTCACGATCTACAAACTGCGAACGATGGTCGTCGGCGCCGAAAAGATGCAGGCCGATCTACGCAAACATAGCCACCGCGACGGGCCAGCATTCAAAATCGAAAACGATCCTCGGATCACCCGAACCGGACGTTTTTTGCGTCGCTCGTGCATCGACGAACTGCCGCAATTGTGGAACGTGCTGAAGGGCGAAATGTCACTGGTCGGCCCGCGTCCGTTACCATGGCTGGAAAGCCGTGCCTGTGTACCCTGGCACCGCCGCCGTTTGGATGTTCGCCCCGGCCTGACCTGCTATTGGCAGATCAAGAAAGGCGAAGTCAAAAATTTCGACGAATGGATGCGACTGGACCTCCGCTACCTCGACGAATTCAACTTGATCGAAGACGTGCGGCTGATCATCCAGACACTGAAGGTGCCGATCCTAGGACGCGGAAGTGAGTAG
- a CDS encoding GumC family protein → MDRLNRSRRDSAHSHTSTSGWDALTPADLAKTMVTRMPSVLTTAAIVTVVIAGLLWSMPNQYISDGMFYARLGRGALTIDPTADASQVVSLQDSRSSEVASISEMLSSREVADRVVRRIGAREINFPRTWIDRLGNRIGQWTQSAVPASTDDPVSGMDRTEYDRQLAHEAAVRKVTNAVTIAVPKNSYTVSVSANYSDPLVAQKVVQAYMDEYGAYHVEAHQSTGSLDFFEQQTSLSHATAVDARKKLQTTKNEMGWMSAASAEASLRERILNLELSLDQTNSELAESKSKAESLTARLTSIEEWIPMEVTKVANNAVDGMRTQLYGYKIQDGEELSKVTASHPRYKILKDKIDQGEEMVDSAQADREQTVEGRNPLRMSLESDLQTAKTTAAGYASRRDSLTSSLAQAREELRRLNQDAVVLAELNWAADIAETNYLSHSKSLESSRMMQELDNEIMSDVSVIQQASLNLKKVGPPRFLLTIVGGILGVCFGMLQALLRSGPQTVATTNAAQPSQLDLPEKRPKASRKLSTSQLDSDSEFGRGGDLEDAVDEEFAIARPR, encoded by the coding sequence ATGGACCGTCTGAACCGCTCGCGACGCGACTCTGCACATTCCCACACTTCCACCAGTGGCTGGGATGCGCTGACGCCTGCCGACCTTGCGAAGACGATGGTCACCCGAATGCCGTCGGTGTTGACCACTGCTGCGATCGTCACGGTCGTGATCGCGGGATTGTTGTGGTCGATGCCCAATCAGTACATCAGTGACGGGATGTTCTATGCCCGTCTGGGTCGCGGAGCATTGACGATTGACCCGACTGCCGACGCATCCCAAGTGGTGTCACTGCAGGACAGCCGTTCATCCGAGGTCGCCAGCATTTCAGAGATGCTTAGCAGCCGCGAGGTCGCCGACCGGGTCGTCCGCCGGATCGGCGCCCGCGAGATCAACTTCCCAAGAACCTGGATCGATCGACTCGGCAACCGCATCGGCCAATGGACCCAATCGGCGGTTCCGGCATCCACCGACGACCCAGTCAGCGGGATGGACCGCACCGAATACGATCGCCAACTGGCTCATGAAGCCGCGGTTAGAAAGGTGACCAATGCCGTCACGATTGCGGTCCCCAAGAACAGCTATACCGTGTCAGTTTCCGCAAACTACTCCGATCCGCTGGTGGCCCAAAAGGTGGTCCAGGCGTACATGGACGAATACGGCGCCTATCACGTCGAGGCTCACCAATCGACCGGTTCGCTAGATTTCTTCGAACAGCAAACCTCGCTCAGCCACGCGACGGCGGTGGATGCGCGAAAGAAACTGCAAACGACAAAAAACGAAATGGGTTGGATGAGCGCGGCATCGGCCGAGGCGTCGCTGCGTGAACGAATCCTGAACCTGGAACTATCGCTGGACCAAACCAACAGCGAGTTGGCGGAATCCAAAAGCAAGGCGGAATCGCTGACCGCGCGTTTGACGTCGATCGAAGAGTGGATTCCGATGGAAGTCACCAAGGTCGCCAACAATGCCGTCGATGGGATGCGCACCCAACTGTACGGTTACAAGATTCAAGACGGCGAAGAACTGTCCAAGGTCACGGCCAGTCACCCACGCTACAAAATCCTGAAGGACAAAATCGACCAAGGCGAAGAGATGGTCGACTCGGCACAAGCCGATCGTGAACAAACGGTCGAAGGCCGAAACCCGTTGCGAATGAGTCTAGAGTCGGATCTGCAAACCGCCAAAACCACAGCGGCCGGATACGCCAGCCGACGGGACTCGTTGACGTCCAGCCTAGCCCAAGCTCGTGAAGAACTGCGTCGGTTGAACCAGGACGCGGTGGTGCTAGCCGAATTGAACTGGGCCGCCGACATCGCTGAAACGAACTACCTAAGCCATTCGAAAAGCCTAGAAAGTTCTCGCATGATGCAAGAACTTGACAACGAAATCATGTCGGACGTCTCCGTCATCCAACAGGCGTCGCTGAACCTGAAAAAGGTCGGCCCACCACGATTCCTGCTGACCATCGTCGGCGGCATCCTGGGGGTCTGTTTCGGAATGCTGCAGGCGTTGCTACGAAGCGGGCCGCAGACGGTCGCGACCACGAACGCAGCGCAGCCGAGCCAGCTTGATTTGCCGGAAAAGCGTCCTAAAGCATCGCGCAAGCTTTCCACTTCGCAACTAGACTCGGATTCAGAGTTTGGACGCGGAGGGGACCTCGAGGACGCCGTTGACGAAGAGTTTGCGATCGCGCGACCTCGATAA
- a CDS encoding class I SAM-dependent methyltransferase: MSISRVLEPKASDLSQEAWDYHNMDLLAVNQRFVTDLMAGDLSAGNRNAPGPAAETPSLVGPRVIDLGCGTAQILILLCQQHSAVEAMGIDSEVAMLEIAKVEIDIAGMLDRILLQHADVTDMDVFEDGMADAVISNTVMHHLDQPELGFATAVRLVRPGGRLFVRDLFRPDTEDQVESLVEAHANGESDSGKQMLRQSLWAALTLDEARQIGSQLGVDPESIQMTSDRHWTIDWIKPDLAVTA, translated from the coding sequence ATGTCGATCTCTCGCGTTCTTGAACCCAAGGCTTCGGATCTCAGCCAAGAAGCATGGGACTATCACAACATGGACCTGCTGGCCGTGAACCAGCGTTTCGTGACGGACCTAATGGCTGGCGATTTGTCGGCCGGCAACCGCAACGCACCCGGTCCGGCCGCCGAGACGCCATCCTTGGTGGGGCCCCGTGTGATCGACTTGGGATGCGGTACGGCGCAAATTCTGATCCTGCTGTGTCAGCAGCACTCGGCGGTCGAAGCGATGGGGATCGATTCCGAGGTTGCGATGCTAGAGATTGCCAAGGTGGAAATCGACATTGCGGGCATGTTGGACCGGATCCTGCTGCAACACGCGGACGTGACCGACATGGACGTTTTCGAGGATGGGATGGCTGATGCCGTGATTTCGAACACGGTGATGCATCATTTGGATCAGCCGGAACTGGGTTTCGCGACCGCGGTGCGTCTGGTTCGGCCGGGGGGGCGATTGTTCGTCCGCGACCTGTTTCGGCCGGATACCGAAGACCAGGTCGAATCGCTGGTCGAGGCCCATGCGAATGGGGAATCCGATTCGGGCAAGCAGATGTTGCGGCAATCGTTGTGGGCCGCGCTGACTCTCGACGAGGCTCGGCAGATTGGCAGCCAACTAGGGGTCGACCCAGAATCGATTCAAATGACCAGCGACCGTCACTGGACAATTGACTGGATCAAGCCTGATTTAGCGGTCACCGCTTGA
- a CDS encoding thymidylate synthase has translation MRTYLQLLDEVLHHGLDRDDRTGVGTRGLFGGQMRFDLSEGFPLLTTKKIHIRSVIYELLWFLKGDTNIKYLQDNGVKIWDEWADDKGDLGPVYGHQWRSWGTPDGGTIDQIAWVQNEIRTNPKSRRLMVSAWNVADVQHMALPPCHCMFQFYVARDRLSCHLYQRSADMFLGVPFNIASYALLTMMMAKVTGLKPGELVHTLGDFHLYRNHFEQAREQLNRHPRPLPTMQIRSTPDSVDGFEFDDFVLVDYDPHPAIKAPVAV, from the coding sequence ATGCGTACATATTTGCAGCTGTTAGACGAAGTTCTGCATCACGGACTTGACCGAGATGACCGAACCGGCGTCGGGACGCGAGGGCTGTTTGGTGGCCAGATGCGGTTCGACCTGTCCGAAGGGTTCCCACTGCTGACGACCAAGAAAATCCACATTCGTTCGGTGATTTACGAGCTTTTGTGGTTTCTGAAAGGCGATACGAACATCAAGTATCTGCAGGACAATGGTGTCAAAATCTGGGACGAGTGGGCCGACGACAAGGGTGACCTTGGACCGGTCTATGGGCACCAGTGGCGGTCCTGGGGGACTCCCGATGGTGGCACAATCGATCAGATCGCATGGGTGCAGAACGAGATTCGCACCAACCCCAAGTCGCGCCGGTTGATGGTGTCCGCTTGGAACGTGGCGGATGTCCAGCACATGGCGTTGCCACCGTGCCACTGCATGTTCCAGTTCTATGTCGCGCGCGATCGATTGTCCTGTCACTTGTATCAACGCAGCGCCGACATGTTCTTGGGCGTCCCCTTTAACATCGCCAGCTACGCCCTGTTGACGATGATGATGGCCAAAGTGACTGGGCTGAAACCGGGCGAACTTGTCCATACGTTGGGCGACTTCCACCTGTACCGCAACCACTTCGAACAGGCTCGCGAGCAACTGAATCGGCATCCGCGGCCATTGCCAACGATGCAAATCAGATCGACTCCTGATTCCGTGGACGGTTTCGAGTTTGATGATTTTGTCTTGGTCGACTACGACCCGCATCCAGCAATCAAGGCACCCGTGGCCGTTTAG
- a CDS encoding dihydrofolate reductase produces MDGKDGQDGDFAGNAVAGDPSGPVITAVVAMTPSGTIGLNGDMPWRLRADLQRFKRMTMGGALIMGRKTYDSIGRTLPGRRTIVVTRSSQWSAAGVDRASSPDEAIQMAVGQPIYVVGGAEIYRQLLPKCQEVWLTRVWSSVVGDTQLSIDLSDFRVLEQTRVPSSPRDEVPTEFIRLFR; encoded by the coding sequence ATGGACGGAAAGGATGGGCAGGATGGCGATTTCGCGGGAAACGCGGTTGCTGGGGATCCCAGCGGTCCCGTGATCACGGCGGTGGTCGCCATGACGCCTAGTGGCACCATTGGATTGAACGGCGATATGCCGTGGCGATTGCGAGCGGATTTGCAGCGGTTCAAGCGGATGACGATGGGGGGCGCCTTGATCATGGGCCGCAAGACCTATGATTCGATCGGGCGGACGCTGCCGGGACGTCGCACGATCGTCGTCACGCGCAGTTCGCAGTGGTCCGCGGCGGGCGTGGATCGTGCGTCCAGCCCCGACGAAGCGATCCAAATGGCTGTTGGGCAGCCGATTTATGTGGTGGGAGGGGCTGAAATCTATCGACAGCTGCTGCCAAAGTGCCAAGAAGTGTGGTTAACACGGGTTTGGTCGTCGGTGGTTGGCGACACCCAACTGTCGATCGACCTGTCTGATTTTCGGGTTTTAGAGCAAACTCGAGTGCCCTCATCACCCCGAGATGAGGTACCAACTGAATTTATTCGCCTCTTTCGGTGA
- the rpsM gene encoding 30S ribosomal protein S13, producing the protein MGVDIPNDKKIQYSLTYLYGLGLYSAREVCEKLGIDPDRPASDLNEDELGRIAAMLERDYTVEGPLRRQIAQNISRLREVKSYRGMRHRASLPVRGQRTKTNARTRKGPRKTVAGKKGVKDLR; encoded by the coding sequence ATGGGCGTTGATATTCCCAACGACAAAAAAATCCAATACTCGCTGACCTATTTGTATGGCCTGGGGCTGTATAGCGCTCGCGAGGTTTGCGAAAAGTTGGGGATCGATCCGGATCGACCGGCAAGCGACCTGAACGAGGATGAGCTCGGTCGCATCGCCGCAATGCTGGAGCGAGATTACACCGTCGAAGGTCCCCTTCGTCGCCAAATTGCCCAAAACATTAGCCGCCTTCGCGAAGTGAAGTCGTACCGTGGCATGCGTCACCGTGCGAGTCTTCCTGTGCGAGGTCAGCGCACCAAGACCAATGCCCGGACCCGGAAAGGTCCGCGTAAGACGGTTGCCGGTAAAAAGGGCGTCAAAGACCTCCGTTAA